Within the Maribacter sp. BPC-D8 genome, the region ATTACATGGACGGGTTTAGATGTTTTACATGGGATAAAAACCATTTTCCGGATCCAAAGAGGATGATTTCAGAATTGGAGGAAGATGGCTTTAAGACTGTAGTAATGATCGATCCGGGTATAAAAGTGGATCGTGATTATTGGATATATAAAGAAGCATTAGAAAACGATTATTTCTGTAAAAGGGGAGATGGACCGTTAATGCATGGTAAGGTATGGCCAGGGGAATGTAATTTTCCAGATTTTACCAATCCCGTAGTTCGAGAATGGTGGGCAGAATTGTATAAAGAATTTATGTCAGAATTGGGAGTTCATGCCGTTTGGAATGATATGAACGAACCAGCAGTAATGGAAGTGCCAACAAAAACGGCGCCTTTGGATACCCGTCATAATTATGACGGACACCCATGTACACACCGAAAAGCGCACAACGTTTACGGTATGCAAATGGTTCGGGCAACTTATGAAGGTGTTAAGAAGTATGTATATCCAAAGCGACCATTTGTAATAACAAGAGCCGCATTTGCAGGTACACAACGATATGCCTCTACATGGACAGGCGATAATGTAGCTACTTGGGAGCATTTATGGATAGCGAACGTACAGGTACAGCGTATGTGTTTAAGTGGTTATTCATTTGTAGGTTCAGATATCGGCGGATTTGCCGAACAACCAGATGGCGAATTATTTGCCAGATGGATACAATTAGGAATTTTTCATCCGTTTTGTAGAGTACATTCAAGTGGTGATCATGGCGATCAAGAACCATGGTCATTTGGTTCAGAGATAACAGATATCGTTAGAAAGTTTATAAACCTTCGCTATCAGTTGTTGCCGTATTTGTATACCATGTTCTATAAATACACGAAAGAGAACATACCTATGATTCAGTCTTTAGTGTTCTTTGATCAAGAAGATAATCAGACACACTTTAGAACTGATGAGTTTATTTTCGGAGAAAAAATACTGGTTTGTCCTATACAAGAACCGAATGCACAAGGGCGTAGAATGTATATACCTCGTGGAGAGTGGTACGATTTTTGGACCAACGAACATGTAATAGGAGGTAAAGAGAAATGGGTAGCGGCAGAAATCGATATGCTTCCAATTTTTGTGAAAGCGGGAGCTATAATTCCGAAGTATCCTATTCAACAATATGTAGGGGAAAAGAAAATAGAAGAATTAGTTTTAGAAGTATATTATAAAGAAGGAACAGAAGCATCTGAGGTATATGAAGATTCAGACGATGGGTATGATTATAAGAAAGGGCGGTATTCGTTGAGTAATTATAAGTTAACAGGTAAAGAAAACTCATTGACCATTCAGTTATTTAAAGATGGAACTTTCGATACAGAATATAAGATGATAAGGCTTAATTTTCATGGGCTTCCTTTTGAAGTTGATAGCGTTATGATAGATAATGAAAAAATAGCTTTAGATAGTATAACGGTTAACGAAAACAATGATTTGTTAATAGACAAAAACTTTACGCTATTGCATTTATCAGGAAAACAATAACTTTGTAGCTTATTACCATTAACTAAAATTAACAATATGAGAAAATTAGTATTAATAGTATTTGTATTTATAGGCGTTTCAGCTTGTAAAGTAAACCCGTTTACGGGTCAGAAAACATTAAATTTTTATCCGAATAGTCAGGTGTTCCCTTCTGCCTTTGCGCAATACGACACATTTTTAACTGAGAATAATGTTGTCACCGGTACAGCAGATGCTCAAATGATTACTAGAGTGGGTCAACGTATATCTTCTGCAGCAGAACGTTGGTTGACTGCAAACGGACACCCAGGTTACTTAGCAGACTATAAGTGGGAATATAACTTGGTAAAAGATGAAACTGTAAATGCTTGGTGTATGCCAGGTGGTAAGATTGTATTTTATACAGGTATACTACCTATTACACAAAGTGAAACTGGTGTAGCAGTAGTAATGGGTCATGAAGTAGCACATGCTCTTGCTGATCATGGTGCGCAACGTATGAGCGCAGGTACATTACAACAAGTAGGTGCTGTGGCAGGTAATGTTGCAATTAAAAATCAACAAACTTTAGGCTTGTTCAATCAAGCTTATGGTGTTGGTACACAGTATTTAGGTATGTTGCCATTTAGTAGAAGTCACGAAACCGAGGCAGATAGAATCGGATTACAAATAATGGCTATTGCAGGTTACGATCCTTACGAAGCTGCAGAGTTGTGGAAACGTATGAAGGCAAACAGTGGAGGAGAAGCACCGCCAGAATTCATGAGTACGCACCCTTCTAATGATACAAGAATAAATAATCTAACAGCTTGGGCACCAGATGCCGAGGCAGAAGCTGCGAAATTTGGAGTAACTAAATTCCAATAAAACGTTAAGGATTATTGTATATTGAAGCCGTTCAGAAATGAACGGCTTTTTATTTTTATATATGGGGAAGACACTAGTTGCAAAAGGAAGTAAAAAATTATTGAACGCATGGGCCTTTTATGACTGGGCAAATTCAGTGTATACGCTGACTATAGCCTCTTCTATTTTTCCTATCTATTATTCTTCACTTTTTGCTTCTAAAGATGAGTTGGTTTCGGCTTTCGGTTTCGATATGAAACAGACCGTACTCATTTCAATAGTTACTGCTTTTACTTTTCTTGTGGTAGCATTTTTATCACCGGTATTATCGGGCATTGCAGATTATGTTGGTAATAAGAAAATGTTCATGAAGTTTTTCTGCTACACCGGTAGTATAGGCTGTATGGGTTTGTATTGGTTCGATTTAGAACAAATTCATGTAAGTCTACTGTTCTATTTTATGGGATTAATAGGATATTGGGGAAGTCTGGTTTTTTATAATTCTTATTTACCTGATATTGCTTTTGAAGATCAGCAAGATAGTATTAGCGCAAAAGGATTTTCTTTAGGGTATTTTGGTAGTGTTCTTTTGTTGTTATTGAATTTAGCCATGGTTATGAAGCCTGAATGGTTCGGATTTGATATTGGTGAAACGGAAGACACACTAAATGCAGCTAAAGTAGAAGCGATGAGAATATCGTTTATAACTGTTGGTGTTTGGTGGTTGCTTTTTAGTCAATATACATTTTGGGTTTTACCAAAAGGGGTAGGTAAAGGTCATAAAATTACCCGCGACGTTCTCTTTAACGGTCTTAAAGAGCTCAAGGTAGTTTGGGGTCAATTGAAAGAAAATGAAAGACTAAAGCGATATCTATATGCCTTTTTTGTGTTCAGCATGGCGGTACAGACAATTATGTTAGTTGCCGTGTATTTTGGAGAAAAAGAAATTGCTTGGGTTTCTGCAAGTGAAAAAACTACAGGTTTAATCATTAGTGTCTTGGTAATTCAATTGGTAGCAATTGCTGGTGCTATAATCACCTCGAAGGCATCTGATAAATTTGGTAATATAAAAACCTTAATAGTAGTTAATGCAATTTGGATGCTACTATGTGTTTACGCTTATTTTATGGTTACACCGACTCAATTCTACATCGCCGCCGGTTTTGTAGGTTTGGTAATGGGAGGTGTTCAATCTTTAGGGCGATCTACATATTCGAAATTTTTACCAGAAACAGAAGACACTACTTCATACTTTAGTTTTTATGACGTAGCTGAGAAAATAGGTATTGTTATCGGTATGGCACTCTTTGCTATAATAGACCAGGTAAGCAACATGCGATATGCCATTTTGTTTTTATTCGTATTCTTTTTAGGCGGTATTATATTGTTATTTAAGGTAGATGAATCAAAAAAGCCTCTATAAAAGAGGCTTCGTTGAATTGATTGTTCGCTATTTTGATTATATATTATCCTTTAGAAATGTCGCCTGAACCAGAAGTTTTAGTATTTACTTTTTCAGGATTGCCTTTATAAGAGATATCTCCAGAGCCAGACACACGAGCTTTAATAGATTTGTTTGCAGTTACTTGTATATCTGCAGAGCCGGAAACAGTGGCTTCAACATTATCAGCTTCAAGGTCATACGCTTCAATATCGCCACTGCCAGAAATTGTAGCTTCAAAATCGGTAGTACTACCGCTTAACGAAATATCTCCGGATCCAGACATCGTAGCAGAAATAGAGCTCGTTTCAATATCTAAGGTGATATCACCAGATCCAGACATTGCTGTACTGAATTTATCTGCTTTAATTTTTGTTTTACCAACTATATCTCCTGATCCAGACATAGCCACAGAACTTATAGATTCTACAGGTACGGTAATGTGAATTCCAGATTTCCAGTTACTTGATTTTAAGTTGACCCCTTTTTCAGTTTTAATAACCAGTTTGCCATCTTTTACTTCGGTGATAATATACTCTAGAAGGTTTTCTTCACCTTTCAAAGTAATCTCTCCTTCGCTGCCAGAAACTAGGTCAACATCGAACCAGCCAGAAACTGCTACCCCGTCATAATCTCCCGTGTTTCTTTCAATGGTAACATTGTTTCCGTTTCCTTTTATGGTCTTTCCCCATTGTGCTGAACAAGAAAGAGATAAAAGACCTGCACATACTAATACACTTAATTTTCTCATGATTTTCATATTTAATTGATTGATTGATTATTTTTTGGTAAAACTTATTCCGCCATAATCACTTGATAGCGTCATTTTGTTTCCACTTCCTTTAGAACCATAAAAACCTTCGTAGTGTTTATCAGAAGATTTTTCGGTACTGATATTAATAGTGAAATCGTCTTTTCCGCTAACTCCAGCATAACTGGTCGAAATATCGAAATCGAAATGATAATCGCTATGGTATCCTATTTTAATTCCTGTATAATCTGTTCTTATATTTACATTACCGGCATCAGCTGCAAGTTCATTTATACGTATTGATCCATAGTCAGCGATAATAGAAACATCACCATGTACGGTACCTAATTTTACGGTAATATAATCGCCGTTACCATCAATACTTTTTAGTTCGTCGATATCCATATTGCCATAGTCGCTAGTGTATTCTAGGTCATCCATAGTGCCAATACTTACACTGGTATAGTCTGCATTTATAGCAAGGTTGCCTGCTTTTTCTATGGTAAAACCTGAATAGTCTGCTCTTATTTGTCCACTATTGATATACCCAATCGTAGATTTTGAGGTGTAATCGAAATTTAAACGATTATTACGACCTCTTAGTTCGCCTAAATCTAACCTTCCGTAGTCACAATTGATTCTAGCATGACCATCAATTCTATCGAGGCTAATATTGCCGTAATCATTACTTAGGTCAACATTGTTCTTTACAGGAACTTTAATGGTGTAGTTAATCTGCATATTAACATTATTATTGTTTCCCCAGCTCCATCCCCAGCCATTACTATTTTTATTGAAAATAGTTTCTGCAGAAACACGTTCGCTACTGGCTTCAAAATCAATAGAAATTTCATCTAATTTTTTCTGAACCTTTTCTTCGTTGTTACCATTCGTTTTAATGTGAACTTCGATAACGACCCTATTCTCGTTCCAAGAAGTAATATTTAAATTACCGTAAGAGTTATTGATTTTTAGCAATGCATTAGCATTAACATTAAATTCTTTTTTAATGGTTTTTTCTTTAGTATGCTTACCATCAAAAGAAGTATCATTTGCAGTTGCTACAGTAGTAAAAGCAAGTAAAAGTAGCCACGTGTATTTATATAGTATAGTTTTCATTGTTCGATTTTTTAATTGATTTAATATTTTCAATTTGTATCATTACCTCGTTTAAAAGGTCTATTCTGGTTTGGAAATTAGTAATCATAGCACTTAATATAAGTTTGCTATTACCACCGTTTAAAAGGTCTTGTTCCATTTTGGTATAATTCAATTGAAGTTTTTTCAATTGAGTCATGGTGTCATTAATAATTTTTTCTGTTTCTGGTGATTTTTCAGAATTCAGTTCGTTGATCTGCTCTTCGATTAAATTGGCGAAGTAAAATTGGGTCTTAGAAGCTTCTGGTGAAATTTCGGCAACCTGATCTTCAATACTACTTGCCTTATTAAGTTGAAATAATCCAACAGATAATAGAATAGCAATAGAAGCGGCAACAGATAAAAAGAGCATCCAAGGATTCTTTTTCTTTGGTGCAAGCGTCGCCACGCCTTTAGATTCATTTAGTTTTTCTAAAAAACGTTGTTGGTGACCACTATTGGGTTCCGCATAATCCATTTTGTCCTGTAGCTCAATAAAAAGCTCGTCAATAGTATCTTTCTTCATTAGACTGCGAGTATTAATTTTTTTCTAAGACTTTCTTTCGCTCTTGAAACAGTAGTTCTGCAATTGGCATAACTAATGTTCATGATTTCGCAAATTTCATCATAATCAAACCCTTCGATTAGATGTAAGGTCAAAGAAATTCTGTAATTGTCTTTTAAATCTTTCATGGTTTCCATCACTTTTTGAGCCTTTAGTTCTGTAAACACAAGGTCAGATGCAATTCCGTCATTATCTTCGACCTTGTACAATACTTCATCTAAAGCAACTTCATTCTTTTTCTGTTGCTTTCTATATTGATGTATGCTGTTGTTAATAACAATGCGCTTCAACCAAGATCCAAAAGTTACTTCCCCTTTAAAAGTATGCAGTTTCGTAAATGCGCTTAGAAACGATTCTTGCATAATGTCTTCTGCTTGGGCAGTGTCTTTTACGATTCTTAGAGATGTATTGAACATAGCCTTGTAATACCTATTGTACACTTCTAGTTGTGCACTCTGTTTACCGGCCATGCACAATTGCACTAGCTCATCAATATGTTCTCTTTGTTGGCTCAAAAAGTGATTGGTTTTATTGAAAGATGATTCAATTTACGGTTTGTTACAGTTTAGTAAAATTTATATTAAATATTCTTTACTTTTTAACGAGCATCTGATTTATAAAAGGGCTTATTATATGAGCTTTGTGGGTATGAACTGAGGTTAGACTACTTTAATGCAATCTAAATTTTCAATGAATTAATTCTCTTGGCACAAGAATTGAAATACCTAAATGCAAATGAAGCTTCAAAAGCTGCATTCGCTATGTTTTCATTGCTATTACAGCATTTATGTATAATTTATAAAAATAAAATTCTGTTGGTTTAATGACAGAATGACCGATATATGAGTATGGGAGATTCTAAATTTTCAAATTTTGACAATATGTCTTTACAAGGAATAGATCAAGATTCTGAGCTTATACCACTATTGACCCCCGAAGATGAGGAGGAAATGAATAGTGAGACATTGCCAGAAACCTTGCCAATATTGCCTTTAAGAAATACAGTGCTTTTTCCTGGTGTGGTAATTCCGATTACTGCGGGTAGAGATAAAAGTATTCGCTTAATAAAAGATGCTAATAATGGTTCTAAAGTCATTGGTGTAGTTTCTCAGAAAGATGAGGAAACTGAAAATCCTGATGTGCAGGATATCAATACTTTGGGCACGGTAGCCAAAATATTACGTGTGCTTCAAATGCCCGATGGTAATACAACTGTCATTATTCAGGGTAAAAAACGTTTTGAGGTTGCCGAAATCTTGACTAAAAAGCCATATTTAACAGCTACAGTTAGAGAGACCGAAGAAGTTAGACCAAAAAAGAATGACAAGGAGTTTTTAGCTATTATTGAGTCGATTAAAGAATTGGCTTTAAAAATAATTAGAGACAATCCGAATATTCCGAGTGAGGCATCTTTTGCAATTAAAAATATTCAAAGCGATTCTTTCTTAATCAACTTTGTATCGTCTAATCTTAATTTAGATGTTAAGGCAAAGCAAGAATTATTAGAGATCGGTAGCTTACAAGAAAGAGCATTGGCAACATTGAAATATATGAATGTTGAAATGCAAAAATTGGAGCTTAAGAACGATATACAGTCTAAAGTTAGAAATGACTTAGATCAACAGCAGAGAGAATATTTCTTACATCAGCAAATGAAAACTATTCAAGAAGAATTAGGTGGTGTTTCGTATGATGAGGAGTTAGAGGAGATGAAAATCAAGTCTAAAAAGAAAAAATGGGGCAAGAAAGTTAAAGAGCATTTTGATAAAGAATTAGCAAAAATGAAGCGGATGAATCCGCAGGTAGCGGAATATTCTATTCAAAGAAATTATTTAGATCTTATGCTAGATCTACCTTGGAAAGAGTTTTCGAAAGATAAATTCGATTTAAAAAGAGCACAAAGAATATTAGACCGTGACCATTATGGTTTAGAAGATGTCAAGAAAAGAATCATAGAGTATCTAGCGGTATTAAAACTGCGTAATGATATGAAATCTCCGATTTTATGTCTGTACGGACCTCCGGGAGTTGGTAAAACCTCTTTAGGTAAATCTGTTGCAGAAGCATTAGGTAGAGAATATGTAAGAATGTCTTTAGGTGGTTTGCGTGATGAAGCTGAAATTAGAGGGCATCGTAAAACCTACATTGGTGCTATGCCAGGTAGAATTATTCAAAGTCTTAAGAAGGCAGGTACCTCAAATCCTGTTTTTATACTAGATGAGATAGATAAGTTGTCTAATAGTAATCAAGGTGATCCATCTTCAGCAATGTTAGAGGTGTTGGATCCTGAGCAGAATAGTGATTTTCACGATAATTTTTTAGAGTTAGGTTATGACCTATCTAAAGTGATGTTCGTTGCTACCGCAAATAACTTAGGTAGTATTCAGCCGGCACTTAGGGATCGTATGGAGATTATTCATGTAAGTGGTTATACCATTGAAGAAAAAGTAGAGATAGCCAAAAAGCATTTACTACCAAAGCAATTAACTGAGCATGGTTTAGATTCTAGTCATTTAAAAATAGGTAAGCCACAATTAGAGAAAATTGTTGAAGGGTACACCCGTGAATCTGGAGTACGTTCTTTAGAGAAGCAAATTGCCAAAATGGTACGTTACGCGGCTAAGTCTATCGCTACAGAAGAGGAATATGAGATAAAGGTTAGTAATGAGATTATTATAGAAGTATTGGGCGCACCAAAAATGGAACGTGACAAGTATGAAAATAATGAAGTTGCAGGTGTAGTAACAGGTCTTGCTTGGACCAGTGTTGGTGGTGATATATTGTTTATTGAATCTATACTTTCAAAAGGTAAAGGTAATATGACAATTACCGGTAACCTTGGTAAGGTGATGAAAGAATCGGCTACCATTGCAATGGAATACATAAAATCTAATGCTGAACGATTCGGAATTGATCCAACGGTTTTTGAAAAGTACAATGTACATATTCACGTACCAGAGGGTGCAACCCCTAAAGATGGTCCGAGTGCGGGTGTAACTATGTTGACTTCTTTAGTTTCGTTGTTTACTCAAAAACGTATTAAAAAGAGCTTGGCAATGACAGGCGAAATTACGTTACGTGGTAAAGTGTTGCCTGTAGGCGGAATAAAAGAAAAAATTCTTGCGGCTAAAAGAGCGAAAATTAAAGAGATAATTCTTTGTGCAGATAATGAGCGTGATATTAAGGAAATCAAAGAATCATACTTAAAAGGATTGACTTTTCACTATGTAAAAGAAATGTCTGAAGTAATTGATATTGCAATTACTGACGCTAAAGTAAAACACGCGAAGGAGCTATAGTATAGCTTTTCTTTATATTTTTGGAACAATGAAAAAAATCACTATTGCAATCGACGGATTCTCTTCTACAGGAAAGAGTACTTTGGCTAAGCAGTTAGCTAAAAAGCTAGAATATGTTTATGTAGATACTGGGGCAATGTACCGCGCAGTTACGCTATTTGCTATGAAGTCCGGTTTTGTAGAAGCGGGTGAAGTTGATGAAGATTCATTGGTGAAATCATTAGGTGATATTGAATTGAATTTTATTTTTAATTCAGATTTAGGATATGCCGAAATGTATTTGAATGGTGAAAATGTAGAGAAGGAAATAAGAACTATGCCTGTGTCAAAAAATGTGAGTCAGGTTTCGGTTATAGCAGCTGTACGAGAAAAATTGGTAGCCATGCAACAAGCAATGGGTATTGATAAAGGTCTTGTTATGGACGGTAGAGATATCGGTACTGTAGTTTTTCCTGATGCTGAACTTAAAATTTTCATGACGGCTTCACCAGAAAAACGTGCGGTAAGAAGATATAAAGAATTGTTAGATAGGGGAGAAGATGTGGTTTATGCAGATATTCTTGAAAATGTTGAAAAGCGAGATTATATAGATAGTAACCGTACAATTTCACCTTTGAAGAGAGCAGACGATGCTATTGAGTTTGATAATAGTGATTTAGGACTAGAGGATCAGTTTCAAAGAATCTATGAACATTCGCTTCGGGTTATTGAAAAACATCAAGCATAAAAAAAGAGGTTAGCAATGCTAACCTCTTTTTATTTATATAGTATCGATACTATTTGTTTGGAATAACCAATACTTGATCTGGATGAATAACATCTGGACTTTTTAAGATACCAGTGTTCGCTTCAAAAATAGCTTTGTATTGCATAGCATCACCGTAGTAGTGCTTTGCTATTTTACTTAAAGACTCACCACCTTTAACTACGTGTCTGTGATATACAGAATCATCTTCAACAGAGATATTAGCTTTAATGTCAGAAGGACTTTCGCCACCAGCTTGTTTTATTTTATCCCACATTAGGTCTTTTTCATAAGGTGTTTTTGCTTGCCCTTTTATTTTAAGAACATCACCTTCAACAGTTACGTTACCGTCTTTTATACCTAATTGCTCACCAAGATCTAAAACACCTTGATATTTTGCCTTAACACTCATAATTTTACTTTTTTTAATGGTTATTATAATACTTCTAAGATAAGCATATTTAAGATGTTTAACTCTAAAATCGTGCCATATTCCTTAAATGAACGTGTAATACTTAGTTGTGTTGTCTAATTTAAATAAAATGATTATTTTT harbors:
- a CDS encoding RNA polymerase sigma factor; translated protein: MSQQREHIDELVQLCMAGKQSAQLEVYNRYYKAMFNTSLRIVKDTAQAEDIMQESFLSAFTKLHTFKGEVTFGSWLKRIVINNSIHQYRKQQKKNEVALDEVLYKVEDNDGIASDLVFTELKAQKVMETMKDLKDNYRISLTLHLIEGFDYDEICEIMNISYANCRTTVSRAKESLRKKLILAV
- a CDS encoding M48 family metallopeptidase, with the translated sequence MRKLVLIVFVFIGVSACKVNPFTGQKTLNFYPNSQVFPSAFAQYDTFLTENNVVTGTADAQMITRVGQRISSAAERWLTANGHPGYLADYKWEYNLVKDETVNAWCMPGGKIVFYTGILPITQSETGVAVVMGHEVAHALADHGAQRMSAGTLQQVGAVAGNVAIKNQQTLGLFNQAYGVGTQYLGMLPFSRSHETEADRIGLQIMAIAGYDPYEAAELWKRMKANSGGEAPPEFMSTHPSNDTRINNLTAWAPDAEAEAAKFGVTKFQ
- a CDS encoding glycoside hydrolase family 31 protein codes for the protein MITNTELEYKGNLYPNHIVEFSQDSDKLYFTTDNGVVLQITILRGSIIRFRYATNYNFEPDFSYAIDPDATMGYSKLEIVENDTEYVVATARLSILVDKKTLRTQISDLEGNIISEDELGFHWEENYEYGGNTVKLSKITQSGESFYGMGDKAMHSNLKGKRVENWVTDQFAFAKEQDPLYKAIPFYVGLNKGKAYGIYFDNSFRTGFDFSQERRNITSFWADGGEMNYYFIFGPDMSKVVSSYSSLTGTPELPPMWALGFHQSKWSYYPESNVKEIASDFRKHRIPCDAIYLDIDYMDGFRCFTWDKNHFPDPKRMISELEEDGFKTVVMIDPGIKVDRDYWIYKEALENDYFCKRGDGPLMHGKVWPGECNFPDFTNPVVREWWAELYKEFMSELGVHAVWNDMNEPAVMEVPTKTAPLDTRHNYDGHPCTHRKAHNVYGMQMVRATYEGVKKYVYPKRPFVITRAAFAGTQRYASTWTGDNVATWEHLWIANVQVQRMCLSGYSFVGSDIGGFAEQPDGELFARWIQLGIFHPFCRVHSSGDHGDQEPWSFGSEITDIVRKFINLRYQLLPYLYTMFYKYTKENIPMIQSLVFFDQEDNQTHFRTDEFIFGEKILVCPIQEPNAQGRRMYIPRGEWYDFWTNEHVIGGKEKWVAAEIDMLPIFVKAGAIIPKYPIQQYVGEKKIEELVLEVYYKEGTEASEVYEDSDDGYDYKKGRYSLSNYKLTGKENSLTIQLFKDGTFDTEYKMIRLNFHGLPFEVDSVMIDNEKIALDSITVNENNDLLIDKNFTLLHLSGKQ
- a CDS encoding head GIN domain-containing protein, whose amino-acid sequence is MRKLSVLVCAGLLSLSCSAQWGKTIKGNGNNVTIERNTGDYDGVAVSGWFDVDLVSGSEGEITLKGEENLLEYIITEVKDGKLVIKTEKGVNLKSSNWKSGIHITVPVESISSVAMSGSGDIVGKTKIKADKFSTAMSGSGDITLDIETSSISATMSGSGDISLSGSTTDFEATISGSGDIEAYDLEADNVEATVSGSADIQVTANKSIKARVSGSGDISYKGNPEKVNTKTSGSGDISKG
- a CDS encoding LysM peptidoglycan-binding domain-containing protein, with the protein product MSVKAKYQGVLDLGEQLGIKDGNVTVEGDVLKIKGQAKTPYEKDLMWDKIKQAGGESPSDIKANISVEDDSVYHRHVVKGGESLSKIAKHYYGDAMQYKAIFEANTGILKSPDVIHPDQVLVIPNK
- a CDS encoding MFS transporter, which gives rise to MGKTLVAKGSKKLLNAWAFYDWANSVYTLTIASSIFPIYYSSLFASKDELVSAFGFDMKQTVLISIVTAFTFLVVAFLSPVLSGIADYVGNKKMFMKFFCYTGSIGCMGLYWFDLEQIHVSLLFYFMGLIGYWGSLVFYNSYLPDIAFEDQQDSISAKGFSLGYFGSVLLLLLNLAMVMKPEWFGFDIGETEDTLNAAKVEAMRISFITVGVWWLLFSQYTFWVLPKGVGKGHKITRDVLFNGLKELKVVWGQLKENERLKRYLYAFFVFSMAVQTIMLVAVYFGEKEIAWVSASEKTTGLIISVLVIQLVAIAGAIITSKASDKFGNIKTLIVVNAIWMLLCVYAYFMVTPTQFYIAAGFVGLVMGGVQSLGRSTYSKFLPETEDTTSYFSFYDVAEKIGIVIGMALFAIIDQVSNMRYAILFLFVFFLGGIILLFKVDESKKPL
- the cmk gene encoding (d)CMP kinase: MKKITIAIDGFSSTGKSTLAKQLAKKLEYVYVDTGAMYRAVTLFAMKSGFVEAGEVDEDSLVKSLGDIELNFIFNSDLGYAEMYLNGENVEKEIRTMPVSKNVSQVSVIAAVREKLVAMQQAMGIDKGLVMDGRDIGTVVFPDAELKIFMTASPEKRAVRRYKELLDRGEDVVYADILENVEKRDYIDSNRTISPLKRADDAIEFDNSDLGLEDQFQRIYEHSLRVIEKHQA
- the lon gene encoding endopeptidase La; translated protein: MGDSKFSNFDNMSLQGIDQDSELIPLLTPEDEEEMNSETLPETLPILPLRNTVLFPGVVIPITAGRDKSIRLIKDANNGSKVIGVVSQKDEETENPDVQDINTLGTVAKILRVLQMPDGNTTVIIQGKKRFEVAEILTKKPYLTATVRETEEVRPKKNDKEFLAIIESIKELALKIIRDNPNIPSEASFAIKNIQSDSFLINFVSSNLNLDVKAKQELLEIGSLQERALATLKYMNVEMQKLELKNDIQSKVRNDLDQQQREYFLHQQMKTIQEELGGVSYDEELEEMKIKSKKKKWGKKVKEHFDKELAKMKRMNPQVAEYSIQRNYLDLMLDLPWKEFSKDKFDLKRAQRILDRDHYGLEDVKKRIIEYLAVLKLRNDMKSPILCLYGPPGVGKTSLGKSVAEALGREYVRMSLGGLRDEAEIRGHRKTYIGAMPGRIIQSLKKAGTSNPVFILDEIDKLSNSNQGDPSSAMLEVLDPEQNSDFHDNFLELGYDLSKVMFVATANNLGSIQPALRDRMEIIHVSGYTIEEKVEIAKKHLLPKQLTEHGLDSSHLKIGKPQLEKIVEGYTRESGVRSLEKQIAKMVRYAAKSIATEEEYEIKVSNEIIIEVLGAPKMERDKYENNEVAGVVTGLAWTSVGGDILFIESILSKGKGNMTITGNLGKVMKESATIAMEYIKSNAERFGIDPTVFEKYNVHIHVPEGATPKDGPSAGVTMLTSLVSLFTQKRIKKSLAMTGEITLRGKVLPVGGIKEKILAAKRAKIKEIILCADNERDIKEIKESYLKGLTFHYVKEMSEVIDIAITDAKVKHAKEL